One Elaeis guineensis isolate ETL-2024a chromosome 10, EG11, whole genome shotgun sequence genomic window carries:
- the LOC105059809 gene encoding small RNA 2'-O-methyltransferase isoform X1 has product MGTQESLAVAAKRPTPTPKALIYQKFGSKACYRTEEILQSADNDCLGLVIPQQTNSVYRCYLDLPELSVTSDTFSRKKDAEQAAAQIAIEKLGIQSTINNPTPQEAWNELVARVSGVFTDEFLSSSHPLIGHFRVAFGRVGDYYGMLPISAIAACDVKANNLCKIIDPKTESDPLSVTSLILKAVKMSGSICLTDGKLWIQKQGPYSPEALQSLLDRYSVSMGCIQLEAIHIPCSIEEHVETLTLDVSDNQYYLDEIAKKLNVADSSQILVSRTVGKASSEMKLYFPNLEAPFLASISSDIHANVEGNIKMEPILNKRASYLSCQNIYGDAILANIGYKWKSPDLFYEDISLCSYYRMLLNKVPDGYYKLSREAILAAELPTSFTPRSNWKGPTPRDLLCVFCRQHRLSEPIFSVRSLSSPETSSELSEMCKKSKSSKLNEEIEMADGGAADVIDKDMGKSGSFRCEVKILSRSQEPIVVCSLADTYRKENDAIQSSAFKVLVWLNKLFKQLDMPMEKLFSFGCAEDINVYPLNFSREFATCLSIYGVKQNYSLKRCSSLGSLCINQPHIKQENGMILLNIEGRDSGVFPSPGSLTCISYVVALVRKGESSKYCLESNDEFEFEIGTGAVINQLEACVTQLSVNQAAQFSIELPSKDLILAAAGESAKHLSRSNLWNCYLDYTVKVLRVSEALEDRMEQALFSPPLSKQRVQFAVAHINESRATTLVDFGCGSGSLLELLLEHTTTIEKIVGVDLSRKGLIRAAKILHQKLSSNSLMQTSIRTAVLYDGSITDFDARLYGFDVGTCLEVIEHMEEDQACLFGDVVLSSFCPNALIVSTPNYEYNSILHRSTIPNKEDDSEEKSAPCKFRNHDHKFEWTREQFNRWATDLALRHNYSVEFSGVGGSGDVEPGFASQIAVFRRNSSREAGKCWKMEESSQPYELIWEWTDSSRSAL; this is encoded by the exons ATGGGAACTCAAGAATCATTGGCAGTTGCCGCGAAAAGGCCAACTCCTACTCCAAAGGCCCTTATATATCAGAAGTTTGGCAGCAAAGCATGCTATAGGACCGAGGAGATACTTCAATCAGCAGACAATGATTGCCTTGGGTTGGTTATTCCACAGCAGACCAACAGCGTGTATAGATGCTATTTGGATCTCCCTGAGTTGTCTGTTACTTCAGACACCTTTTCAAGGAAGAAGGACGCGGAGCAGGCTGCTGCACAGATTGCCATTGAAAAG TTGGGAATTCAGTCTACAATAAATAATCCCACTCCGCAGGAAGCATGGAATGAATTAGTTGCTCGTGTATCTGGCGTGTTTACAGACGAG TTTCTTTCATCATCTCATCCCCTGATCGGTCACTTTAGAGTGGCATTTGGAAGAGTCGGAGATTATTATGGTATGCTTCCAATATCTGCCATTGCTGCATGCGACGTGAAAGCTAATAACTTATGCAAAATTATCGATCCCAAGACAGAATCGGATCCTCTTTCAGTTACATCACTTATCCTAAAGGCTGTCAAAATGTCTGGTTCCATCTGCTTGACTGATGGAAAACTTTGGATACAGAAGCAAGGTCCATATTCTCCTGAAGCTTTACAATCATTACTTGACCGTTATTCAGTCTCAATGGGGTGCATACAGTTAGAAGCCATACATATTCCCTGCTCAATTGAGGAGCATGTTGAAACATTGACTCTTGATGTTTCTGACAACCAATATTACTTGGATGAAATTGCTAAGAAGCTCAATGTTGCTGATTCTTCTCAGATTCTTGTCTCAAG GACTGTTGGCAAAGCTTCATCAGAAATGAAGTTATACTTCCCTAATCTAGAAGCTCCTTTCTTGGCATCAATTTCATCAGATATACATGCAAATGTAGAAGGAAATATAAAAATGGAGCCAATACTAAATAAGCGAGCTTCATACTTATCATGCCAAAATATTTATGGAGATGCAATCTTAGCGAATATTGGATATAAATGGAAGTCACCAGACCTTTTTTATGAAGACATATCTCTTTGTTCCTATTACAG GATGCTCCTCAATAAGGTACCTGATGGATATTATAAGTTGTCTAGAGAGGCGATACTTGCAGCTGAATTGCCCACTTCTTTTACCCCTCGTTCAAATTGGAAGGGACCGACCCCAAGGGACCTCCTCTGTGTGTTCTGCCGCCAGCACCGGTTATCAGAACCTATTTTCTCTGTTAGGAGTCTCAGTTCTCCAGAAACTTCATCAGAATTATCAGAAATGTGTAAAAAATCTAAATCATCAAAGTTAAATGAAGAAATTGAGATGGCAGATGGAGGTGCAGCTGATGTTATCGACAAAGACATGGGTAAATCAGGTTCTTTCAGATGTGAAGTCAAAATATTGTCAAGGAGTCAGGAACCGATAGTTGTCTGTTCTTTGGCTGATACATACAGAAAAGAAAATGATGCCATTCAGAGTTCTGCATTTAAAGTTCTGGTGTGGTTGAATAAGTTATTTAAGCAACTAGACATGCCTATGGAGAAGTTATTCTCTTTTGGATGTGCTGAGGACATTAATGTTTATCCGCTCAATTTTTCTAGGGAATTTGCAACATGTTTATCTATTTATGGTGTTAAGCAGAACTATTCTCTAAAAAGGTGCAGTTCACTGGGGTCACTCTGTATAAATCAGCCGCACATAAAGCAGGAAAATGGGATGATTCTTTTAAATATTGAAGGTCGAGATTCTGGAGTCTTCCCATCCCCTGGATCTTTAACCTGCATAAGTTATGTTGTTGCATTAGTGAGGAAAGGAGAGTCTTCAAAATATTGCTTAGAAAGCAATGATGAGTTTGAATTTGAGATAGGGACAGGTGCTGTGATTAACCAGCTTGAAGCATGTGTAACTCAGTTATCTGTCAATCAAGCAGCCCAATTTAGCATAGAACTGCCTTCCAAGGACCTGATCTTGGCTGCAGCTGGTGAATCTGCGAAGCATCTTTCACGGTCAAATTTAT GGAACTGCTATCTGGATTACACTGTTAAGGTCTTGCGAGTTTCAGAGGCTTTGGAAGATAGAATggagcaggctttgttcagcccACCTCTATCTAAGCAGCGGGTACAATTTGCAGTGGCGCACATTAATGAGTCTCGTGCCACTACCTTG GTGGATTTTGGCTGTGGATCTGGTAGCCTACTGGAGCTTTTATTGGAGCATACAACTACAATAGAAAAGATTGTTGGTGTGGATCTTTCACGTAAGGGCCTCATACGTGCTGCAAAG ATTTTACATCAGAAACTAAGCTCTAACTCCTTGATGCAAACAAGCATCAGAACTGCAGTGCTTTATGATGGATCAATTACAGATTTTGATGCACGCTTGTATGGATTTGACGTCGGAACTTGTTTAGAG GTGATCGAGCATATGGAAGAGGATCAAGCATGCTTGTTTGGGGATGTTGTATTGAGTTCTTTCTGCCCAAATGCACTCATCGTCTCCACACCCAACTATGAATACAATTCCATACTTCATAGAtccactattcccaacaaagaaGATGATTCTGAAGAGAAATCAGCACCTTGCAAGTTCCGCAATCATGATCACAAGTTTGAGTGGACCCGAGAGCAGTTTAATCGCTGGGCCACTGACCTTGCACTGAGGCACAATTATAGTGTTGAATTCAGTGGAGTTGGTGGGTCAGGTGATGTGGAACCAGGGTTTGCTTCCCAGATTGCCGTCTTTAGAAGAAATTCATCGCGCGAAGCAGGCAAATGCTGGAAaatggaggaatcatctcaaccTTACGAACTTATATGGGAGTGGACCGACAGTTCCAGATCTGCTCTCTGA
- the LOC105059809 gene encoding small RNA 2'-O-methyltransferase isoform X2: MGTQESLAVAAKRPTPTPKALIYQKFGSKACYRTEEILQSADNDCLGLVIPQQTNSVYRCYLDLPELSVTSDTFSRKKDAEQAAAQIAIEKLGIQSTINNPTPQEAWNELVARVSGVFTDEFLSSSHPLIGHFRVAFGRVGDYYGMLPISAIAACDVKANNLCKIIDPKTESDPLSVTSLILKAVKMSGSICLTDGKLWIQKQGPYSPEALQSLLDRYSVSMGCIQLEAIHIPCSIEEHVETLTLDVSDNQYYLDEIAKKLNVADSSQILVSRMLLNKVPDGYYKLSREAILAAELPTSFTPRSNWKGPTPRDLLCVFCRQHRLSEPIFSVRSLSSPETSSELSEMCKKSKSSKLNEEIEMADGGAADVIDKDMGKSGSFRCEVKILSRSQEPIVVCSLADTYRKENDAIQSSAFKVLVWLNKLFKQLDMPMEKLFSFGCAEDINVYPLNFSREFATCLSIYGVKQNYSLKRCSSLGSLCINQPHIKQENGMILLNIEGRDSGVFPSPGSLTCISYVVALVRKGESSKYCLESNDEFEFEIGTGAVINQLEACVTQLSVNQAAQFSIELPSKDLILAAAGESAKHLSRSNLWNCYLDYTVKVLRVSEALEDRMEQALFSPPLSKQRVQFAVAHINESRATTLVDFGCGSGSLLELLLEHTTTIEKIVGVDLSRKGLIRAAKILHQKLSSNSLMQTSIRTAVLYDGSITDFDARLYGFDVGTCLEVIEHMEEDQACLFGDVVLSSFCPNALIVSTPNYEYNSILHRSTIPNKEDDSEEKSAPCKFRNHDHKFEWTREQFNRWATDLALRHNYSVEFSGVGGSGDVEPGFASQIAVFRRNSSREAGKCWKMEESSQPYELIWEWTDSSRSAL, encoded by the exons ATGGGAACTCAAGAATCATTGGCAGTTGCCGCGAAAAGGCCAACTCCTACTCCAAAGGCCCTTATATATCAGAAGTTTGGCAGCAAAGCATGCTATAGGACCGAGGAGATACTTCAATCAGCAGACAATGATTGCCTTGGGTTGGTTATTCCACAGCAGACCAACAGCGTGTATAGATGCTATTTGGATCTCCCTGAGTTGTCTGTTACTTCAGACACCTTTTCAAGGAAGAAGGACGCGGAGCAGGCTGCTGCACAGATTGCCATTGAAAAG TTGGGAATTCAGTCTACAATAAATAATCCCACTCCGCAGGAAGCATGGAATGAATTAGTTGCTCGTGTATCTGGCGTGTTTACAGACGAG TTTCTTTCATCATCTCATCCCCTGATCGGTCACTTTAGAGTGGCATTTGGAAGAGTCGGAGATTATTATGGTATGCTTCCAATATCTGCCATTGCTGCATGCGACGTGAAAGCTAATAACTTATGCAAAATTATCGATCCCAAGACAGAATCGGATCCTCTTTCAGTTACATCACTTATCCTAAAGGCTGTCAAAATGTCTGGTTCCATCTGCTTGACTGATGGAAAACTTTGGATACAGAAGCAAGGTCCATATTCTCCTGAAGCTTTACAATCATTACTTGACCGTTATTCAGTCTCAATGGGGTGCATACAGTTAGAAGCCATACATATTCCCTGCTCAATTGAGGAGCATGTTGAAACATTGACTCTTGATGTTTCTGACAACCAATATTACTTGGATGAAATTGCTAAGAAGCTCAATGTTGCTGATTCTTCTCAGATTCTTGTCTCAAG GATGCTCCTCAATAAGGTACCTGATGGATATTATAAGTTGTCTAGAGAGGCGATACTTGCAGCTGAATTGCCCACTTCTTTTACCCCTCGTTCAAATTGGAAGGGACCGACCCCAAGGGACCTCCTCTGTGTGTTCTGCCGCCAGCACCGGTTATCAGAACCTATTTTCTCTGTTAGGAGTCTCAGTTCTCCAGAAACTTCATCAGAATTATCAGAAATGTGTAAAAAATCTAAATCATCAAAGTTAAATGAAGAAATTGAGATGGCAGATGGAGGTGCAGCTGATGTTATCGACAAAGACATGGGTAAATCAGGTTCTTTCAGATGTGAAGTCAAAATATTGTCAAGGAGTCAGGAACCGATAGTTGTCTGTTCTTTGGCTGATACATACAGAAAAGAAAATGATGCCATTCAGAGTTCTGCATTTAAAGTTCTGGTGTGGTTGAATAAGTTATTTAAGCAACTAGACATGCCTATGGAGAAGTTATTCTCTTTTGGATGTGCTGAGGACATTAATGTTTATCCGCTCAATTTTTCTAGGGAATTTGCAACATGTTTATCTATTTATGGTGTTAAGCAGAACTATTCTCTAAAAAGGTGCAGTTCACTGGGGTCACTCTGTATAAATCAGCCGCACATAAAGCAGGAAAATGGGATGATTCTTTTAAATATTGAAGGTCGAGATTCTGGAGTCTTCCCATCCCCTGGATCTTTAACCTGCATAAGTTATGTTGTTGCATTAGTGAGGAAAGGAGAGTCTTCAAAATATTGCTTAGAAAGCAATGATGAGTTTGAATTTGAGATAGGGACAGGTGCTGTGATTAACCAGCTTGAAGCATGTGTAACTCAGTTATCTGTCAATCAAGCAGCCCAATTTAGCATAGAACTGCCTTCCAAGGACCTGATCTTGGCTGCAGCTGGTGAATCTGCGAAGCATCTTTCACGGTCAAATTTAT GGAACTGCTATCTGGATTACACTGTTAAGGTCTTGCGAGTTTCAGAGGCTTTGGAAGATAGAATggagcaggctttgttcagcccACCTCTATCTAAGCAGCGGGTACAATTTGCAGTGGCGCACATTAATGAGTCTCGTGCCACTACCTTG GTGGATTTTGGCTGTGGATCTGGTAGCCTACTGGAGCTTTTATTGGAGCATACAACTACAATAGAAAAGATTGTTGGTGTGGATCTTTCACGTAAGGGCCTCATACGTGCTGCAAAG ATTTTACATCAGAAACTAAGCTCTAACTCCTTGATGCAAACAAGCATCAGAACTGCAGTGCTTTATGATGGATCAATTACAGATTTTGATGCACGCTTGTATGGATTTGACGTCGGAACTTGTTTAGAG GTGATCGAGCATATGGAAGAGGATCAAGCATGCTTGTTTGGGGATGTTGTATTGAGTTCTTTCTGCCCAAATGCACTCATCGTCTCCACACCCAACTATGAATACAATTCCATACTTCATAGAtccactattcccaacaaagaaGATGATTCTGAAGAGAAATCAGCACCTTGCAAGTTCCGCAATCATGATCACAAGTTTGAGTGGACCCGAGAGCAGTTTAATCGCTGGGCCACTGACCTTGCACTGAGGCACAATTATAGTGTTGAATTCAGTGGAGTTGGTGGGTCAGGTGATGTGGAACCAGGGTTTGCTTCCCAGATTGCCGTCTTTAGAAGAAATTCATCGCGCGAAGCAGGCAAATGCTGGAAaatggaggaatcatctcaaccTTACGAACTTATATGGGAGTGGACCGACAGTTCCAGATCTGCTCTCTGA